Within the Catalinimonas niigatensis genome, the region CTGCGGTTCAGGCGGAAATGCTAACGAAGCCTGATTTTGCACTGAATGTAGATTACCTCATTTCCTTATTTGATTATTATTTTGCTAAAATCATCCATAATTTTGGCAAAGTAGGGGCTCTTGTTTTTGTGTGTAGCATTACCCTTACTTCTGTTTTCCTGACCAATCTATTCCGCTATATTTCCGGGCTTACGCTTGCCAAAATTAGGGCTAAGGTTATCAGCAAACTCCGCATCCGTATCTTTGATCAGGTAAGCCGCCTGCATTTAGGCTATTTTTCTAATGAACGCAAAGGAGATGTGATGTCGCGTATTACCAATGATGTACAGGAAGTGGAAAATTCAGTAGTCAGCACACTCAAAGTCATCTTTCGCGATCCGGCAACTATTATAGGCTTTTTTGCCGTGCTGTTCTTTATGTCATTTAAGCTGACCCTATTTACCCTGATCATCATGCCGATCTCCGGCACCATCATTTCAGAAATTACCAAGCGATTAAAAAGAAAGGCTACACAAAGTCAGGAATCCTTAGGACGCATTGTCAATATTCTGGACGAAACGCTTTCGGGCATGCGGATCGTCAAAGCCTTTAATGCCCGTGAATGGATTGGTGAAAAATTTGGAAAGGAGGTAAGTCACTATGCAAGGGTAAATGTTTCTATGGCACGCAAGCAGGAATTAGCTTCGCCCCTTTCTGAATTTATGGGAATCTTTGTGGTGACAGGAATCTTGTTGTACGGGGGAATACTGGTGCTTAACGATAATTCTGAACTAGAAGCCAGTGAGTTTATCGCTTATATTATCCTGTTTTCACAAATTTTACCTCCGGCCAAATCCATCAGCAATGCTGTCAGTAGTATCCAACGGGGTCTGGCTTCAGGAGAGCGTATTTTTTCTACTATTGATACTATGCCCCAAATAGAAGATAAACCGGATGCAGTAGCTATAGAAGGATTTCATCGGCATATCACGTTTGAACAGGTCAGTTTCGCTTACGAAAATGAGCATGTACTTAAAAATATTAACCTTAGCATAGATAAAGGTAAGACTGTAGCGATCGTGGGTCCTTCCGGAGGAGGTAAGTCTACCATTGCCGACCTGATTCCCCGCTTTTATGATCCGGTAGCTGGAAAAATTTACATTGATGGTA harbors:
- a CDS encoding ABC transporter ATP-binding protein; protein product: MKTYLRILSFARPYSEYIPQYLLFTTLSILFGLINFTMLIPLLRVLFDQVDPAVQAEMLTKPDFALNVDYLISLFDYYFAKIIHNFGKVGALVFVCSITLTSVFLTNLFRYISGLTLAKIRAKVISKLRIRIFDQVSRLHLGYFSNERKGDVMSRITNDVQEVENSVVSTLKVIFRDPATIIGFFAVLFFMSFKLTLFTLIIMPISGTIISEITKRLKRKATQSQESLGRIVNILDETLSGMRIVKAFNAREWIGEKFGKEVSHYARVNVSMARKQELASPLSEFMGIFVVTGILLYGGILVLNDNSELEASEFIAYIILFSQILPPAKSISNAVSSIQRGLASGERIFSTIDTMPQIEDKPDAVAIEGFHRHITFEQVSFAYENEHVLKNINLSIDKGKTVAIVGPSGGGKSTIADLIPRFYDPVAGKIYIDGIALTDAKIDSVRKLMGIVTQESILFNDSIYNNIAFGKPNAQEEEVIQAAKIANAHEFIMNTPQQYQTVIGERGTKLSGGQRQRLSIARAVLKNPPILILDEATSALDSESEKLVQEALTNLMKNRTSIVIAHRLSTIQHADEIIVVQNGHIIERGRHDQLVEMGGLYYKLTEMQTVS